The following are from one region of the Betta splendens chromosome 15, fBetSpl5.4, whole genome shotgun sequence genome:
- the rgs17 gene encoding regulator of G-protein signaling 17, whose protein sequence is MPRSVSGVEMRKRQAAHIEPPPQAPGQPRPNTCCLCWCGCCKCLWNEDRIERSERQTCTKMDSIEPAEEQHPSLEEVLSWARSFEMMLRSLEGREIFREFLRSEYSEDNLLFWMACEDLKKETSPSVVDEKARIIYEDYVSILSPKEVSLDSRVREGINQTLAEPSNLMYEEAQLQIYTLMHRDSFPRFLNSTVYRDLLASRRRTCLDT, encoded by the exons ATG CCCCGAAGTGTGAGTGGAGTAGAGATGAGAAAAAGGCAGGCGGCACACatcgagccccccccccaggcccCCGGACAGCCCCGACCTAACACCTGCTGCCTCTGTTGGTGTGGATGCTGCAAGTGTCTCTG GAACGAGGATCGAATAGAGAGGAGCGAACGACAGACTTGCACCAAGATGGACAGTATTGAACCTGCAGAAGAACA ACACCCCAGTCTAGAGGAGGTACTGTCATGGGCGCGGAGCTTCGAGATGATGCTGCGCTCCTTGGAAGGCCGGGAGATCTTCCGGGAGTTCCTGCGCTCGGAGTACAGCGAGGACAACCTGCTCTTCTGGATGGCCTGTGAAGACCTGAAAAAGGAGACTAGTCCCTCTGTGGTGGATGAGAAGGCCAGGATCATATATGAAGACTATGTGTCTATATTATCACCCAAAGAg GTCAGTCTGGACTCTCGGGTCAGGGAAGGAATCAACCAGACCCTGGCGGAGCCCAGTAACCTGATGTACGAGGAGGCGCAGCTCCAGATCTACACCCTGATGCACCGAGACTCCTTCCCTCGTTTCCTCAACTCCACCGTTTACAGAGACCTCCTGGCCAGCAGGAGGCGCACCTGCCTCGACACCTAg